One region of Triticum aestivum cultivar Chinese Spring chromosome 6B, IWGSC CS RefSeq v2.1, whole genome shotgun sequence genomic DNA includes:
- the LOC123133162 gene encoding uncharacterized protein isoform X1 — protein sequence MPPGRGRRGRTEQHRPPETGRRDEGAPSRPTPPFPAFASQGRRTRRRPRQPPPASLPFAEILSRVPYRSLCRFRCVSKAWRLLCSHRAIQRRVPQTLSGFFHTHHSDGGLRFSNLSGGGAPLVDASLPFLRRRYASVKLEQCSSSLLLCRCRESEDDEECDYVVCNPMTGQWTVLPPIVWQDEEDGEPAYFRVVQPFLGLDPAVPSRFVVFSPLVEVCNDVAIYSSETGRWSRNNEWGDNSEYPAFSAECAFLNGMMHFLHLVIEEPIIAVVDVEGDVCGEIALPEGMEEASSGYSSIGYSQGKLHAWYMLPHYYELFVWVLEDYASEKWTLKHTVDVPELFGRESTEEDCDEEDRTYKYEMFAIHPEHNVIFLTDWKEVNLSYDMDRKEVHLMCTSGDFLGGLPYIPSFADLVVR from the exons ATGCCGCCAGGACGAGGCCGGCGTGGCCGCACGGAGCAGCACCGCCCGCCGGAGACCGGCCGCCGCGACGAGGGTGCTCCGTCCCGTCCCACGCCGCCGTTCCCCGCCTTCGCTTCTCAG gggaggaggacgaggaggaggccgaggcagcCGCCGCCGGCGAGCCTCCCCTTCGCCGAGATCCTGTCGCGGGTGCCCTACCGGTCGCTCTGCCGCTTCCGGTGCGTGTCCAAGGCGTGGCGACTCCTCTGCTCCCACCGGGCCATCCAAAGGAGGGTGCCGCAGACCCTCTCCGGATTCTTCCACACCCACCACTCGGACGGCGGCCTCCGTTTCAGCAATCTGTCCGGGGGAGGCGCCCCTCTGGTCGACGCTTCGCTCCCTTTCCTCCGCAGGAGGTACGCGAGCGTCAAGCTCGAGCAATGCAGCAGCAGCCTTCTCCTCTGCAGATGCCGGGAATCGGAGGACGACGAGGAATGCGATTACGTCGTGTGCAATCCTATGACCGGGCAGTGGACCGTGCTGCCTCCTATAGTATGGCAGGACGAAGAGGATGGTGAACCTGCGTATTTCAGAGTGGTGCAGCCCTTCCTGGGTCTCGACCCGGCCGTTCCGTCCCGCTTTGTGGTGTTTTCGCCCCTGGTTGAGGTGTGCAACGATGTGGCGATATACTCGTCGGAAACTGGGCGATGGAGTCGGAACAATGAGTGGGGAGATAACAGCGAGTATCCTGCTTTTTCTGCAGAATGTGCCTTCCTGAATGGTATGATGCATTTTCTGCATTTGGTGATCGAGGAACCTATAATAGCCGTAGTGGACGTAGAGGGGGATGTTTGTGGGGAAATTGCTTTGCCGGAAGGAATGGAAGAAGCCAGTTCTGGTTATAGTTCAATTGGGTACTCTCAGGGGAAATTGCATGCCTGGTATATGCTTCCTCATTATTATGAACTCTTTGTGTGGGTACTTGAGGATTATGCTAGTGAAAAGTGGACCCTAAAACATACCGTTGATGTTCCAGAACTGTTTGGAAGGGAATCCACCGAAGAGGATTGTGACGAAGAGGACAGGACCTATAAGTACGAGATGTTTGCAATTCATCCAGAGCATAATGTGATTTTCCTTACTGACTGGAAGGAGGTGAATCTGTCATATGATATGGATAGGAAGGAAGTGCATCTTATGTGCACTTCTGGAGATTTCCTGGGTGGCCTACCTTATATTCCCTCTTTTGCGGATTTGGTTGTCCGATGA
- the LOC123133162 gene encoding F-box protein At3g26010-like isoform X2, with amino-acid sequence MPPGRGRRGRTEQHRPPETGRRDEGAPSRPTPPFPAFASQGRRTRRRPRQPPPASLPFAEILSRVPYRSLCRFRCVSKAWRLLCSHRAIQRRVPQTLSGFFHTHHSDGGLRFSNLSGGGAPLVDASLPFLRRRYASVKLEQCSSSLLLCRCRESEDDEECDYVVCNPMTGQWTVLPPIVWQDEEDGEPAYFRVVQPFLGLDPAVPSRFVVFSPLVEVCNDVAIYSSETGRWSRNNEWGDNSEYPAFSAECAFLNGMMHFLHLVIEEPIIAVVDVEGDVCGEIALPEGMEEASSGYSSIGYSQGKLHA; translated from the exons ATGCCGCCAGGACGAGGCCGGCGTGGCCGCACGGAGCAGCACCGCCCGCCGGAGACCGGCCGCCGCGACGAGGGTGCTCCGTCCCGTCCCACGCCGCCGTTCCCCGCCTTCGCTTCTCAG gggaggaggacgaggaggaggccgaggcagcCGCCGCCGGCGAGCCTCCCCTTCGCCGAGATCCTGTCGCGGGTGCCCTACCGGTCGCTCTGCCGCTTCCGGTGCGTGTCCAAGGCGTGGCGACTCCTCTGCTCCCACCGGGCCATCCAAAGGAGGGTGCCGCAGACCCTCTCCGGATTCTTCCACACCCACCACTCGGACGGCGGCCTCCGTTTCAGCAATCTGTCCGGGGGAGGCGCCCCTCTGGTCGACGCTTCGCTCCCTTTCCTCCGCAGGAGGTACGCGAGCGTCAAGCTCGAGCAATGCAGCAGCAGCCTTCTCCTCTGCAGATGCCGGGAATCGGAGGACGACGAGGAATGCGATTACGTCGTGTGCAATCCTATGACCGGGCAGTGGACCGTGCTGCCTCCTATAGTATGGCAGGACGAAGAGGATGGTGAACCTGCGTATTTCAGAGTGGTGCAGCCCTTCCTGGGTCTCGACCCGGCCGTTCCGTCCCGCTTTGTGGTGTTTTCGCCCCTGGTTGAGGTGTGCAACGATGTGGCGATATACTCGTCGGAAACTGGGCGATGGAGTCGGAACAATGAGTGGGGAGATAACAGCGAGTATCCTGCTTTTTCTGCAGAATGTGCCTTCCTGAATGGTATGATGCATTTTCTGCATTTGGTGATCGAGGAACCTATAATAGCCGTAGTGGACGTAGAGGGGGATGTTTGTGGGGAAATTGCTTTGCCGGAAGGAATGGAAGAAGCCAGTTCTGGTTATAGTTCAATTGGGTACTCTCAGGGGAAATTGCATGCCTG A